The window GGACGAGCCCTGGCACCTGGCGGCCCACCTGGTGGACGAGGCCGCCTGGTCGGGCACCCCGGAGCTGGCCCCGACGCTGGTACGGCACGCCCCGCGTCCCTCGGACCGGGCGCATCTGGCCGTGGGCCTGGGACGGCTCGCGGCGGCCCGGCGCGGCGAGACGCTGCTCGTGGTGGCCCCCGAGGAGCCCGCCCCGCTCCTGGAGCGGGTGCACGAGGCCCGGCGGGCCGGAGCGACGGTGCTGGCGCTGGGCTCGGGCGGGGGCGAGCTGGAGGCGATGGCGCACGAGACGCTGGCGGTGCCGCCCGGCTCCGAGCTGGACCTGGACACCGTGCAGCACCTGGTGAGCGCGGCGGCCGGGGAGAACCCGCTGCCGGCCCAGCGCGGCCGCGGCCGCTTCCGGGACCGCTTGTCCCGACTGACGGACCTCCTGACGGCACCCCCGCCACCGCGCTGGTAGCGGGGCGAACGGAAACCGGTTCGGCTCGGGCAGGTCCGCTCGGGCTCGTTCGCCGCGTGGTGGGGCGTCCGGGCGTCGGTGTGGTCGGGCGGGGTGTTGTGGGCGGGTGCGGTGGGGGTGCCGGCGCTGTGCCTGCCGGGGCTGATGCGGTACGACGCCTGGACGAACGAGCACGCGGTGCGGCTGCGGGAGGACCGCGCGGCCGGCGCCGTGCGCGCGGCCGCGTGATCGGCGTGACCGGTGCCTTCGGGGCTGTTCAGCCCTCCTCGGTGCCGCCCGTCGGGGCGTCGTGCCAGCGAGGGTCGTTCTCCCACTCGAGGTTGCGTTCGCGGGCGGTGTCCATCGCGTGCTGGGCCTCCTCGCGGGAGGTGTACGGGCCGAACCGGTCCTTGGCGGGGCACTCGGGCCCCTCCTCGACCTTCTTGTGCTCCAGGCAGTAGTACCACTCGCCCGGTTTTCCTGCGGTCCGCTTCTTGAACAGGGCCATGACCAGCTCCTCTCGCCACGGACATGTTCCCCCATTGCCCCCGGATAGACTCGCCGACATGTCTGGCCAGTCGCTGCTCGTCCCCGGGGAGCTGTCCCCGCCCCGTTCCGTGCCCGGAAACATCCGCCGCCCCGAGTACGTCGGCAGGCCCGCACCGAAGCCGTACAGCGGGCCGGAGGTGCAGACGCCGGAGACCGTCGAGGCGATGCGGATCGCCGGGCGGATCGCCGCGCAGGCCATGGAGGAGGCGGCCCGGCACATCGCGCCCGGCGTCACCACGGACGAACTGGACCGGGTGGCGCACGAGTTCATGTGCGACCACGGCGCCTACCCCTCCACGCTCGGCTACCGCGGCTTCCCCAAGTCGCTGTGCTCCTCGGTCAACGAGGTCATCTGCCACGGCATCCCGGACTCGACCGTGCTGCGGGACGGCGACATCGTCAACCTGGACGTGACGGCGTACATCGGCGGGGTGCACGGGGACAACAACGCGACGTATCTCGTGGGTGACGTGGACGAGGAGAGCCGCCTGCTGGTGGAGCGCACCCGGGAGGCCCTCAACCGCGCGATCAAGGCGGTCCGCCCCGGACGGCAGATCAACATCATCGGCCGGGTCATCGAGTCCTACGCCAAGCGGTTCGGCTACGGCGTGGTCCGGGACTTCACCGGCCACGGCATCAACACGTCGTTCCACTCCGGGCTGATCGTCCCGCACTACGACAGCCCGCACGCCACGACGCTCATCCAGCCCGGGATGACCTTCACGATCGAGCCGATGCTGACGCTGGGCACCCACGAGTACGACGTCTGGGACGACGGCTGGACGGTCGTCACGAAGGACCGCAGGCGCACCGCCCAGTTCGAGCACACGCTGGTGGTGACGGACTCGGGGGCGGAGATCCTGACGCTGCCGTAGTACCGCTCCCCTCCGCCGCGGCCCGCTCCCTCCGGGGGCGGGCCTTTCCTTGTCTTCCCCATGTCCGTTTGGTCGGAATTCAGGGTAAAGTTTTCCCGACACCGTGTCGGTAAAGCCATTGACTTAGGCAAGCCTTACCTTAGAGGATGGCCTCATGGATTCCTTCTCGACACTCATCCGCACCGCCTCCCACGAGCAGCACACGGAGGCGGAGACCTCCACCTTCATGAGCGATCTGCTCGGCGGCCGGCTCGGCGTGGACGCGTACGCGCGGTACACCGAGCAGCTCTGGTTCGTGTACGCGGCACTGGAGGACGGAGCCGAGCGGCTGGCGTCGGATCCGGTGGCGGGCCCGTTCGTCCAGCCCGAGCTGTTCCGCCTGGCCGCGCTGGAGCGGGACCTCGAGCATCTGCGCGGCGCCTCCTGGCGCTCGGAGGTGAGCGCGCTGCCCGCGACCGAGGCGTACGCGGAGCGGGTGCGCGAGTGCGCCGAGCAGTGGCCGGCCGGTTACATCGCCCACCACTACACCCGCTACCTCGGCGACCTCTCCGGCGGCCAGATCATCCGCGACAAGGCGGAGAAGACGTGGGGCTTCACGAAGAAGGGCGACGGCGTCCGTTTCTACGTCTTCGAGGAGATCACCAACCCGGCCGCCTTCAAGCGGGGTTACCGCGAACTCCTGGACGGCGTGAACGCCGACGACCTGGAGAAGCAGCGGATCGTGACCGAGTGCAAGAAGGCGTTCTCCCTGAACACGGCCGTCTTCCACGCCCTGGCCGAGGAGTTCCCCCTGTCGGCCTGACCGCGGCCGGGGTCGGCAGGGCGTGGACCGTGCGCGTCAGCGCTCCAGGATCACCCGGCCGCCGACCTCGATCCAGCCGCCCGGTTGGGGGGCCGTGAGGATTTGTGAGCCCGTGCCCTGGACGATGTTCAGGGCACGTTCCAGTTTGGCCGTCAGCAGCAGGGCCGCCGCGCCGTTCGCCTCGTCCTCGTCGATGCCCCCGATGCAAGCCCCGGCTCCACTGGAGCGGCTGTCGCCGCGCTCATCGATTCGGCCGGGGAAGGCGCGGGCGCGGATGCGGCCGGCGGCCTCGTCCTCCCAGGACCAGGCGTAGATCCACTCGCCGGGCGGCGGTACGGGCAGGTCGTCGACCTCGGCGGCGGTGGCGTACTGGCGCAGGGTGCGCGGCGGGGCCCACTCCGGTCGGGCCTCGATCCAGGTGAACTCGCCGTCCAGGCGGGTGCCCACGGTCCCGGCGGGGGTGACCAGTTCCGGCACGTCCAGGAGCCACGCCACCCCCACGCACGGGTGGCCCGCGAACGGCAGGCGCAGGGTGGGGGTGAAGATGTCGATGACGCCACGCTCGGGGTCGTCGACGAACACCGTCTCGCTGAAGCCGAGTTTGGCGGCCAGTTCCTGGCGGTCGTCCCGGTCGGGGACGCGCGAGCCGTCCCGGACGACACCGAGTTCGTTCCCGTAGCCACCGCGCGGCCCGCAGAAGACGCGCAGCACGTCGTAATCAGTCACCCGGGCATTCAAGCATCGCGGCGGTGCCGTCCGAACCGGACTGCACCGCCGCCGACGCGGATCAGGCCTGCGTGTCGCGGCGCCTGCGCAGGGCGTAGAGCACTCCCGCGCCCGCCGCCACGGTCGCCGCGGCGGCCGCGCCCAGGGCGCCCACCGGGACGTCGGAGCCGGTGGCGGCCATGCTGCCGCCGATGCCGCCGGTGGTGGAGCCGATGCCGCCGGTCGTCGAACCGGTACCACCCGTACCGGTGCCACCCGTGCCGCCCGTGCCGCCCGTGCCACCGGAGGTGCCGGTGCCGCCCGTGCCCGAGCCGCCGCCCGACGTGCCGTTGCCGGAGGGGAGTTCGGCGCCCTTGGTGAGAGCGACGGACAGGTTCACCGGGTCGAGCGCGGTGCCCTTGTCGTAGAAGCCGCCGAACGCCTTGGCGCCGGCCTCGGTCAGCGTCGCCGTCACGTCGTCCACGGTGATGACGTCGTTCTTGGCGCTGAGCTTGGTGGAGCCGGCCTTCAGGTCGGCCAGGACCACGTTCGGCGACTTCTCGCCGAGGCTGGTGACATCGGCGGTCAGCTTGCCGGATCCGCCGTCGAGGGCGGCCCTGACGTTGTCGAGGGTGAGGTCGAGGCCGTAGCCGCCGCCCTCGCCCTCGCCCTGGTGGCCCTTGAAGTTGACCGAGCCCTTGAACGCGGCGGACAGGGTGCCGGCCTCGGTGTCGTAGACGCCGGTGGCGTCCGCGAAGGTGAAGGCACCGTTGCCGGACGCCTGGGAGGCGCCGCCCGACGCCGTGATCCGGCCCTTGGCCACCGGGCCCACGACATAGCCGCGGAAGGAGTCCTTCACGCCCCAGGTCAGCCTGCCGTCGGCGATGTCGCCCTTGGAGGTGGCGGGCGCGGTGGAGGCGGACGGGGAGGTGGACGCCGTGGGCTCGGCGCTCTGGGAGGCCGAGTCACTGGGCTTCGGGGACGTCGACGGGTTGCCGGTCTCCGACTCGCTCGGCGAGGTGGACGAGGTGGGCGGGGACGTCGGCCCCGGCGAGGTGGTCTCCGGCTCGCTGGGCGACGGGCTCGGCGACGTCGTGCCCGGCTTCTTCACCACCGACAGCGGATCGCCTGCCGCGCCCGCGTAGTTGGAGCCGCCGAGGAAGGTGCCGGCCTCGGTGGTGAGGGTGGTGGCCAGGCCGGTCATGTCCGAGCCGGTCGGCGCCGCGACCTCGGCGAACGGCACGTCCTGCTGGGTCGTGCCGTCGTCGCCGGTGAGGTCGGCGGTGAGGATGCCCGTGGCGCTGTCGTACTGGAAGTCGCTCATCACCCGCTTGAACCCGTGCACCGGCGACTCGGAGACGAGGGTGCCCTTGAAGGCCAGGTGCAGCGTGTGGTTGGTGCTGTCGTAGGTGCCCTGGCCGTCGGTGAAGGTGAAGACGCCGTTGCCGTCGGCCTGCGAGGCGCCGTCGGTGACGGTGAAGGTGCCCTTGGTGTAGGGGCCGGTGACGTAGTTCCGGTACGACTCCTTGATGCCCCAGCTCAGTTCGTAGCCGGTCAGGGGCACGGAGGCCGCGGCGGCGCCGGGAGCCGTGGCCAGGGCGGCGGCTCCCATCACGGTGGCCGTGGCC of the Streptomyces sp. NBC_01788 genome contains:
- the map gene encoding type I methionyl aminopeptidase; translation: MSGQSLLVPGELSPPRSVPGNIRRPEYVGRPAPKPYSGPEVQTPETVEAMRIAGRIAAQAMEEAARHIAPGVTTDELDRVAHEFMCDHGAYPSTLGYRGFPKSLCSSVNEVICHGIPDSTVLRDGDIVNLDVTAYIGGVHGDNNATYLVGDVDEESRLLVERTREALNRAIKAVRPGRQINIIGRVIESYAKRFGYGVVRDFTGHGINTSFHSGLIVPHYDSPHATTLIQPGMTFTIEPMLTLGTHEYDVWDDGWTVVTKDRRRTAQFEHTLVVTDSGAEILTLP
- a CDS encoding biliverdin-producing heme oxygenase translates to MDSFSTLIRTASHEQHTEAETSTFMSDLLGGRLGVDAYARYTEQLWFVYAALEDGAERLASDPVAGPFVQPELFRLAALERDLEHLRGASWRSEVSALPATEAYAERVRECAEQWPAGYIAHHYTRYLGDLSGGQIIRDKAEKTWGFTKKGDGVRFYVFEEITNPAAFKRGYRELLDGVNADDLEKQRIVTECKKAFSLNTAVFHALAEEFPLSA
- a CDS encoding PhzF family phenazine biosynthesis protein, whose amino-acid sequence is MTDYDVLRVFCGPRGGYGNELGVVRDGSRVPDRDDRQELAAKLGFSETVFVDDPERGVIDIFTPTLRLPFAGHPCVGVAWLLDVPELVTPAGTVGTRLDGEFTWIEARPEWAPPRTLRQYATAAEVDDLPVPPPGEWIYAWSWEDEAAGRIRARAFPGRIDERGDSRSSGAGACIGGIDEDEANGAAALLLTAKLERALNIVQGTGSQILTAPQPGGWIEVGGRVILER
- a CDS encoding HtaA domain-containing protein; translated protein: MSATATRARRRPVMFAAAVATATVMGAAALATAPGAAAASVPLTGYELSWGIKESYRNYVTGPYTKGTFTVTDGASQADGNGVFTFTDGQGTYDSTNHTLHLAFKGTLVSESPVHGFKRVMSDFQYDSATGILTADLTGDDGTTQQDVPFAEVAAPTGSDMTGLATTLTTEAGTFLGGSNYAGAAGDPLSVVKKPGTTSPSPSPSEPETTSPGPTSPPTSSTSPSESETGNPSTSPKPSDSASQSAEPTASTSPSASTAPATSKGDIADGRLTWGVKDSFRGYVVGPVAKGRITASGGASQASGNGAFTFADATGVYDTEAGTLSAAFKGSVNFKGHQGEGEGGGYGLDLTLDNVRAALDGGSGKLTADVTSLGEKSPNVVLADLKAGSTKLSAKNDVITVDDVTATLTEAGAKAFGGFYDKGTALDPVNLSVALTKGAELPSGNGTSGGGSGTGGTGTSGGTGGTGGTGGTGTGGTGSTTGGIGSTTGGIGGSMAATGSDVPVGALGAAAAATVAAGAGVLYALRRRRDTQA